A genomic stretch from Burkholderia pyrrocinia includes:
- the tmk gene encoding dTMP kinase produces the protein MASGKFITFEGIDGAGKTTHLQWFCERLQGKLAAAGRQVVVTREPGGTQLGEKLREILLNQPMDLETEALLMFAARREHLALVIEPALARGDWVVSDRFTDATFAYQGGGRGLPRDKLETLERWVQGGFQPDLTVLFDVAPQVASERRGAARMPDKFESESDAFFTRTRGEYLRRAEEAPHRFAIVDATQSIPEIRRQLERVLAAL, from the coding sequence ATGGCGAGCGGTAAATTCATCACGTTCGAAGGCATCGACGGGGCGGGGAAGACCACCCACCTGCAATGGTTCTGCGAACGCCTCCAGGGCAAGCTGGCCGCGGCCGGCCGGCAGGTCGTCGTTACCCGCGAGCCGGGCGGCACGCAGCTCGGCGAGAAACTGCGCGAGATCCTGCTGAACCAGCCGATGGATCTCGAGACGGAAGCGCTGCTGATGTTCGCCGCGCGCCGCGAGCATCTTGCGCTCGTGATCGAGCCGGCGCTCGCGCGCGGCGACTGGGTCGTGTCCGATCGCTTCACCGATGCGACGTTCGCGTACCAGGGCGGCGGCCGGGGGCTGCCGCGCGACAAGCTCGAGACGCTCGAGCGCTGGGTGCAGGGCGGTTTCCAGCCCGACCTCACGGTGCTGTTCGACGTCGCGCCGCAGGTCGCGAGCGAGCGCCGCGGCGCGGCGCGCATGCCCGACAAGTTCGAAAGCGAGTCCGATGCGTTCTTCACGCGCACGCGCGGCGAGTACTTGCGGCGCGCGGAAGAGGCGCCGCACCGCTTCGCGATCGTCGACGCGACGCAGTCGATTCCCGAGATCCGCCGGCAGCTCGAACGCGTGCTCGCCGCGCTGTAA
- the mltG gene encoding endolytic transglycosylase MltG, with protein sequence MSLLKKCAATIAALAVVVAAAGAGGGYYWATRPLLLGSASLDVTIKPRSSVKSVALQLKRGGVPVEPFGFVAMTRVLGLSSRLKSGNYEFKTGITPYEVLQKIARGDVNEYVATVIEGWTFKRMRAELDGNPDLAHTTAGMSDAELLRAIGASDSTVQRGSGEGLFFPDTYLFDKGTSDLNIYRRAYHLMQTRLDEAWAARTPGLPYKSPYEMLTIASIVEKETGHAADRAFVAAVFANRLRIGMPLQTDPSVIYGLGDAYDGRLRKRDLQADTPYNTYTRRGLPPTPIALPGVAALQAAINPAQTSALYFVAKGDGTSVFSDTLGDHNKAVDKYIRGQ encoded by the coding sequence ATGTCCCTACTGAAGAAATGCGCCGCGACGATCGCGGCGCTGGCCGTCGTTGTGGCCGCTGCCGGCGCGGGCGGCGGATATTACTGGGCGACCCGGCCGCTGCTGCTGGGTTCGGCATCGCTCGACGTCACGATCAAGCCGCGCAGCAGCGTGAAGAGCGTCGCGCTGCAGCTCAAGCGCGGCGGCGTGCCGGTCGAGCCGTTCGGTTTCGTCGCGATGACGCGCGTGCTCGGGCTGTCGAGCCGGCTCAAGTCCGGCAACTACGAATTCAAGACGGGCATCACGCCTTACGAAGTCCTGCAGAAGATCGCGCGCGGCGACGTGAACGAATACGTCGCGACGGTGATCGAAGGCTGGACCTTCAAGCGGATGCGCGCGGAACTCGACGGCAACCCCGATCTTGCGCACACCACGGCCGGCATGAGCGACGCCGAGCTGCTGCGCGCGATCGGCGCGTCGGACAGCACCGTGCAGCGCGGCAGCGGCGAAGGGCTGTTCTTCCCGGATACCTACCTGTTCGACAAGGGCACGAGCGACCTGAACATCTACCGGCGCGCGTACCACCTGATGCAGACGCGTCTCGACGAGGCCTGGGCCGCGCGCACGCCGGGGCTGCCGTACAAGTCGCCTTACGAAATGCTGACGATCGCATCGATCGTCGAGAAGGAAACGGGCCACGCGGCCGACCGCGCGTTCGTCGCGGCCGTGTTCGCGAACCGGCTGCGCATCGGCATGCCGCTGCAGACCGATCCGTCGGTAATCTACGGGCTCGGCGACGCGTACGACGGCCGCTTGCGCAAGCGCGACCTGCAGGCCGACACTCCTTACAATACCTACACGCGACGCGGCCTGCCGCCGACGCCGATCGCGCTGCCGGGCGTCGCCGCACTGCAGGCGGCGATCAATCCGGCGCAGACGAGCGCGCTCTATTTCGTCGCGAAGGGCGACGGCACGAGCGTGTTCTCGGATACGCTCGGCGACCACAACAAGGCCGTGGACAAGTACATACGAGGTCAATAA
- a CDS encoding alpha/beta hydrolase, which translates to MPLNPKIAQVLDMIERAKRPSYHHQTAQQARAAYEKSAPILDVAPAPMHSVEECVVPTRDGRTIGARLYLPVEPSLAEPLPALVYYHGGGFTVGSVDTHDALCRMFAHDAQCAVLSVGYRLAPEHRFPTAVNDADDTLRWLHREAAAFGIDAARLAVGGDSAGGTLATVCAVLARDAGIRLALQMLIYPGVTGYQDTDSHARLANGYLLSQDTIQWFFTQYVRDPADRDDWRFAPLDGTRDAPSFAGVAPAWIATAEYDPLSDEGAAYADKLRAAGNAVTLVCYPGMIHEFFKMGGYVPEVRAAHADAVAALKAAFDEV; encoded by the coding sequence ATGCCGCTGAATCCGAAGATCGCCCAGGTGCTCGACATGATCGAGCGCGCGAAACGTCCGTCCTATCACCACCAGACGGCGCAGCAGGCGCGCGCCGCGTACGAGAAGAGCGCGCCGATCCTCGACGTCGCGCCGGCGCCGATGCATTCGGTCGAGGAATGCGTCGTGCCGACGCGCGACGGCCGCACGATCGGCGCGCGGCTGTACCTACCGGTCGAGCCGAGCCTCGCGGAGCCGCTGCCCGCGCTCGTCTACTACCACGGCGGCGGCTTCACGGTCGGCAGCGTCGACACGCACGATGCGCTGTGCCGGATGTTCGCGCACGACGCGCAATGCGCGGTGCTGTCGGTCGGCTACCGGCTCGCGCCCGAGCACCGGTTTCCGACCGCGGTGAACGATGCCGACGACACATTGCGCTGGCTGCATCGCGAGGCTGCCGCGTTCGGCATCGACGCCGCGCGGCTGGCGGTCGGCGGCGACAGCGCGGGCGGCACGCTCGCAACCGTCTGCGCGGTGCTCGCGCGCGACGCGGGCATTCGCCTGGCGCTTCAAATGCTGATCTATCCGGGCGTGACGGGCTACCAGGACACCGACTCGCACGCGCGGCTCGCGAACGGCTATCTGCTGTCGCAGGACACGATCCAGTGGTTCTTCACGCAGTACGTGCGCGATCCGGCCGACCGCGACGACTGGCGCTTCGCGCCGCTCGACGGCACGCGCGACGCGCCGTCGTTCGCGGGCGTTGCGCCGGCCTGGATCGCGACGGCCGAATACGATCCGCTGAGCGACGAGGGCGCCGCGTACGCGGACAAGCTGCGCGCGGCCGGCAACGCGGTTACGCTGGTCTGTTATCCGGGGATGATCCACGAATTCTTCAAGATGGGCGGCTACGTGCCCGAGGTGCGGGCTGCGCATGCCGATGCGGTCGCGGCGCTGAAGGCCGCATTCGACGAAGTTTGA
- a CDS encoding YgfZ/GcvT domain-containing protein, which yields MSSPFASPAAQAASASLPVFPRPSAADFDAPGACMPLPQFGVIDVAGDDAATFLHSQLTNDIEHLDAASARLSGYCSPKGRLLGSFLAWRAGHDVRLLVSKDVQPAVQKRLSMFVLRAKAKLTDASDALAVVGFAGDVRDALAGIFDALPDGVHVKVDGPAGTLIRVPDAAGRKRYLWIGPRAEVDARIAALAGTLPVVSPAVWDWLDIRAGEPRITQPAVEQFVPQMVNFDVIGAVNFRKGCYPGQEVVARSQYRGTIKRRTALAHVAGETDTVHAGVELFHSDDPCQPCGMIVNAAAAPAGGVDALVEIKLAALDNGTVHVGSADGPALAFDALPYAWPTEA from the coding sequence ATGAGCTCACCGTTCGCTTCACCGGCTGCCCAGGCCGCATCCGCCTCGCTCCCCGTATTCCCCCGCCCGTCCGCCGCCGATTTCGATGCGCCGGGCGCCTGCATGCCGCTGCCGCAGTTCGGCGTGATCGACGTGGCCGGCGACGACGCCGCGACGTTCCTGCACAGCCAGCTGACCAACGACATCGAGCATCTCGATGCCGCGAGCGCGCGGCTGTCCGGCTATTGCTCGCCGAAGGGGCGCCTTCTCGGGTCGTTCCTCGCGTGGCGTGCCGGCCACGACGTGCGCCTGCTGGTGTCGAAGGACGTGCAGCCCGCCGTGCAGAAGCGGCTGTCGATGTTCGTGCTGCGCGCGAAGGCGAAGCTCACCGATGCGAGCGACGCGCTCGCGGTGGTCGGCTTCGCGGGCGACGTGCGCGACGCGCTGGCGGGCATCTTCGATGCGCTGCCGGACGGTGTGCACGTGAAGGTCGACGGGCCGGCCGGCACGCTGATTCGCGTGCCCGATGCGGCCGGCCGCAAACGCTATCTGTGGATCGGCCCGCGCGCGGAAGTCGATGCACGCATCGCCGCGCTCGCCGGCACGCTGCCGGTCGTGTCGCCGGCCGTGTGGGACTGGCTCGACATTCGCGCGGGCGAGCCGCGCATCACGCAGCCGGCCGTCGAACAGTTCGTGCCGCAGATGGTCAACTTCGACGTGATCGGCGCCGTCAACTTCCGCAAGGGGTGCTACCCGGGCCAGGAAGTCGTCGCGCGCAGCCAGTACCGCGGCACCATCAAGCGCCGCACCGCGCTCGCGCATGTCGCCGGCGAGACCGATACCGTGCATGCCGGCGTCGAGCTGTTCCACAGCGACGATCCCTGCCAGCCATGCGGGATGATCGTCAACGCGGCGGCCGCGCCCGCGGGCGGCGTCGACGCGCTCGTCGAGATCAAGCTCGCCGCGCTCGACAACGGCACCGTGCACGTCGGTTCGGCCGACGGCCCGGCGCTCGCGTTCGACGCGCTTCCGTACGCGTGGCCGACGGAAGCGTGA
- a CDS encoding AAA family ATPase — translation MTALNTLAIAYYRSLRELIVPLAALNVVTGPNGSGKSSVYRALRLLADTAQGRVIPSLAREGGLPSTLWAGPERFSRAMLNGDEPVTGTVRKGPVSLKLGFACDDFGYSIDLGLPLPSRSQFALDPVVKRECIWGGALPRPSTLLVDRQGAQIRTRTASGDWQTIPQPVASFDSMMTEFADPTGAPEMIAVRERIRSWRFYDHFRTDAQAPARQSHIGTHTPVLADDGADLAAALQTIREIGDGAALDAAIADAFPGASVEIDNPGGRGRFDVLMRQPGLLRPLAAAELSDGTLRYLLLAAALLTPRPPALMVLNEPETSLHPDLLPALGRLIAQAAQRSQVLVVSHAARLIATLEREAGCESLVLDKQLGATALVDADARDLPPWKWPSR, via the coding sequence ATGACCGCGCTGAACACGCTCGCCATCGCCTATTACCGCTCGCTGCGCGAGCTGATCGTGCCGCTCGCGGCGCTCAACGTCGTCACGGGGCCGAACGGCAGCGGCAAGTCGAGCGTATACCGCGCGCTGCGGCTGCTCGCCGACACCGCGCAGGGCCGCGTGATCCCGTCGCTCGCCCGCGAGGGCGGCTTGCCGTCGACGCTGTGGGCCGGCCCCGAGCGCTTCTCGCGCGCGATGCTGAACGGCGACGAGCCGGTGACCGGCACGGTGCGCAAGGGGCCCGTGAGCTTGAAGCTCGGCTTCGCGTGCGACGATTTCGGCTATTCGATCGATCTCGGCCTGCCGCTCCCGAGCAGATCGCAGTTCGCGCTCGATCCGGTGGTCAAGCGCGAATGCATCTGGGGCGGCGCGCTGCCGCGCCCGTCGACGCTGCTGGTCGACCGGCAGGGTGCACAGATCCGCACACGCACCGCGTCGGGCGACTGGCAGACGATTCCGCAGCCGGTCGCGAGCTTCGACAGCATGATGACCGAGTTCGCCGATCCGACCGGCGCGCCCGAGATGATCGCGGTGCGCGAGCGGATTCGCTCGTGGCGCTTCTACGACCATTTCCGGACCGATGCGCAGGCGCCGGCACGGCAGTCGCACATCGGCACCCATACGCCGGTGCTGGCGGATGACGGCGCCGACCTCGCCGCCGCGCTGCAGACGATCCGCGAAATCGGCGACGGCGCGGCACTCGATGCGGCGATCGCCGACGCGTTTCCCGGCGCATCGGTCGAGATCGACAACCCGGGCGGCCGCGGCCGCTTCGACGTGCTGATGCGCCAGCCGGGGCTGCTGCGGCCGCTTGCGGCGGCCGAGCTGTCCGACGGCACGCTGCGCTACCTGCTGCTCGCGGCCGCGCTGCTGACGCCGCGGCCGCCGGCGCTGATGGTGCTGAACGAACCGGAGACCAGCCTGCATCCCGATCTGCTGCCGGCGCTCGGCCGCCTGATCGCGCAGGCCGCGCAGCGCTCGCAGGTGCTGGTCGTGTCGCATGCGGCGCGGCTCATCGCGACGCTCGAGCGCGAGGCCGGCTGCGAATCGCTGGTGCTCGACAAGCAGCTCGGCGCGACCGCGCTCGTCGATGCCGACGCGCGCGACCTGCCGCCGTGGAAGTGGCCGTCGCGCTGA
- a CDS encoding NRDE family protein, protein MCLIAFDWQPDAAAGPVFTLTANRDEFFRRTSAPLTWWEDVPGVLAGRDLEAGGTWLGITRDGRFAALTNYRAPFDIRAGAPTRGKLVSDFLRGPSVAPLDYLGQLAEHAAVYNGFNLLVGDWKRRELAWFCNRAPDGESSVAAPVAIAPGVHALSNARLDTPWPKVVRKRAELGTLLTDNPTPSLDELIDLMRDPHVADDDALPHTGIPIERERALSAAFIETPEYGTRGTTALRVTMKEGVRLTVEIKERCDDDGSHRTVRPGAFERAFTFDVDVGATRSR, encoded by the coding sequence ATGTGTCTGATTGCCTTCGACTGGCAGCCTGATGCCGCCGCCGGTCCCGTCTTTACCCTCACCGCCAACCGCGACGAGTTCTTTCGCCGCACGAGCGCGCCGCTCACCTGGTGGGAGGATGTACCGGGCGTGCTGGCCGGCCGCGACCTCGAAGCCGGCGGCACGTGGCTCGGCATAACGCGCGACGGCCGCTTCGCGGCACTGACGAACTACCGCGCGCCGTTCGACATCCGCGCGGGCGCGCCCACCCGCGGCAAGCTCGTGTCCGATTTCCTCCGCGGCCCGTCCGTCGCGCCGCTCGACTATCTCGGGCAGCTTGCCGAGCATGCGGCCGTATACAACGGCTTCAACCTGCTCGTCGGCGACTGGAAGCGGCGCGAACTCGCGTGGTTCTGCAACCGAGCGCCCGACGGCGAAAGCAGTGTCGCCGCGCCCGTCGCGATCGCGCCGGGCGTGCATGCGCTGTCGAATGCGCGGCTCGATACGCCCTGGCCGAAAGTGGTGCGCAAGCGCGCGGAGCTCGGCACGCTGCTCACCGACAATCCGACCCCGTCGCTCGACGAACTGATCGATCTGATGCGCGACCCGCATGTCGCGGACGACGACGCGCTACCGCACACGGGCATTCCGATCGAGCGCGAGCGCGCGCTGTCGGCCGCGTTCATCGAAACGCCCGAGTACGGCACGCGCGGCACGACCGCGCTGCGCGTCACGATGAAGGAAGGCGTGCGACTGACGGTCGAGATCAAGGAGCGCTGCGACGACGACGGTTCGCACCGCACCGTCCGCCCGGGTGCGTTCGAGCGCGCATTCACGTTCGACGTCGACGTCGGCGCAACGCGGTCGCGCTGA
- a CDS encoding DNA polymerase III subunit delta', translated as MIYPWQTDDWNRLQQLRAQWPHALLLHGQAGIGKLQFAQHLAQGFLCESPLPSGEPCGTCAACTWFSQGNHPDYRIVLPEVLAGEAPGAADDAKPADADEGGKKTRAPSKEIKIEQVRALLDFCGVGSHRGGARVVVLYPAEALNVAASNALLKTLEEPPSGVVFLLVSARIDRLLPTIISRCRQWPMTVPAPDAAAAWLAAQGVDHASALLAEAGGAPLAALALASDENRPLRDYTLGQLAAGAACDPFACGETLQKLPVPLVLGWLQRWLYDLLAQRMAGAPRYFPMHAAALARCAESVDANAFARFMKTVTRQRTVENHPLNARLVFEELFLGYREMFA; from the coding sequence ATGATCTATCCGTGGCAGACCGACGACTGGAACCGCCTGCAGCAACTGCGCGCGCAATGGCCGCATGCGCTGCTGCTGCACGGCCAGGCCGGGATCGGCAAGCTGCAGTTCGCGCAGCATCTCGCGCAGGGCTTCCTGTGCGAATCGCCGCTGCCGAGCGGCGAGCCGTGCGGCACCTGCGCGGCCTGCACCTGGTTCTCGCAGGGCAACCACCCGGACTACCGGATCGTGCTGCCCGAGGTGCTGGCCGGCGAAGCGCCGGGCGCCGCGGACGACGCGAAGCCGGCCGACGCGGACGAAGGCGGCAAGAAGACGCGCGCGCCGAGCAAGGAAATCAAGATCGAGCAGGTGCGCGCGCTGCTCGACTTCTGCGGGGTCGGTTCGCACCGCGGCGGCGCGCGCGTCGTCGTGCTGTATCCGGCCGAGGCGCTCAACGTCGCCGCATCGAACGCGCTGCTGAAAACGCTGGAGGAACCGCCGTCCGGCGTCGTGTTCCTGCTCGTGTCGGCGCGCATCGACCGCCTGTTGCCGACGATCATCAGCCGCTGCCGGCAGTGGCCGATGACCGTGCCGGCGCCCGACGCGGCCGCGGCCTGGCTCGCGGCGCAGGGCGTCGACCATGCGAGCGCGCTGCTTGCCGAAGCCGGCGGCGCGCCGCTCGCCGCGCTGGCGCTCGCGAGCGACGAGAACCGCCCGCTGCGCGACTACACGCTCGGGCAGCTCGCGGCCGGTGCGGCGTGCGACCCGTTCGCATGCGGCGAAACGCTGCAGAAGCTGCCGGTGCCGCTGGTGCTCGGCTGGCTGCAGCGCTGGCTGTACGATCTGCTCGCGCAGCGGATGGCGGGCGCGCCGCGCTACTTCCCGATGCACGCGGCGGCGCTCGCGCGCTGCGCGGAATCGGTCGACGCGAACGCGTTCGCGCGCTTCATGAAGACCGTGACGCGGCAGCGGACGGTCGAGAACCATCCGCTGAACGCGCGGCTCGTATTCGAGGAATTGTTTCTCGGGTATCGGGAAATGTTCGCGTGA
- a CDS encoding Rap1a/Tai family immunity protein: MLRAMFCAAAFAVPLSAAAFTGADLDRLCAKTDVKSRASCAAYIEGAADGVYNTIDAIGGTTGPRVGQYFCLPPDIRAQQMTDAVRKYIAENPKLADYNASTAVSLGLGKAFPCRGGN; encoded by the coding sequence ATGTTGCGCGCAATGTTTTGTGCCGCGGCGTTTGCCGTGCCGTTGTCGGCGGCGGCTTTCACGGGCGCGGATCTCGACCGGCTGTGCGCGAAGACGGACGTCAAGTCGCGGGCGTCGTGCGCGGCCTACATCGAAGGCGCTGCCGACGGCGTCTACAACACCATCGACGCGATCGGCGGCACCACGGGGCCGCGTGTCGGCCAGTATTTCTGCCTGCCGCCCGACATCCGGGCGCAGCAGATGACCGATGCGGTGCGCAAGTACATCGCGGAAAATCCGAAGCTGGCCGACTACAACGCGAGCACCGCGGTGTCGCTCGGTCTCGGCAAGGCGTTTCCCTGCAGGGGCGGCAACTGA
- a CDS encoding mechanosensitive ion channel family protein yields the protein MISIEELQRIADAPLHSWLGTLAVSVIVVLVVTIVHRLGARIVKRIAQPYPLMSAILRYIDKPSLVVLALLALEFLWVQADDGMSFVGGMRTAAAVGSIVSLTWLLVRLAAGVGDAIIRAHPLDTADNLQARRIHTQAKVLVRTVMVLIVIVGTGAALMTFPNVRQVGASLLASAGVAGLVAGIAARPVLGNLIAGLQIALTQPIRLDDVVVIQGEWGRIEEITGSFVSVRLWDQRRLVVPLQWIIENPFTNWTRNSAEIIGTVYLSVDYRTPLAPLREELARLVHAAPEWDGRVQVLQVTDATERTMQLRALVSAADSSSCWDLRCRVREGLIAYLQDRYPQCLPRSRMELYPHDSAPDAPNPERPHARAPAASTAANTAADPQAVEGR from the coding sequence ATGATTTCAATCGAGGAACTGCAGCGCATCGCCGATGCGCCGCTGCATTCGTGGCTCGGCACGCTGGCCGTGTCGGTCATCGTCGTGCTGGTCGTCACGATCGTGCACCGTCTCGGCGCACGCATCGTCAAGCGCATCGCGCAGCCGTATCCGCTGATGAGCGCGATCCTGCGCTACATCGACAAGCCGTCGCTCGTCGTGCTCGCGCTGCTGGCTCTCGAATTCCTGTGGGTCCAGGCCGACGACGGCATGTCGTTCGTGGGCGGCATGCGCACCGCGGCGGCGGTCGGCTCCATCGTGTCGCTCACGTGGCTGCTGGTGCGGCTCGCGGCCGGCGTCGGCGACGCGATCATCCGGGCGCATCCGCTCGATACGGCCGACAACCTCCAGGCGCGGCGCATCCATACGCAGGCCAAGGTGCTCGTGCGGACGGTGATGGTGCTGATCGTGATCGTCGGCACCGGCGCCGCGCTGATGACGTTCCCGAACGTGCGCCAGGTGGGCGCGAGCCTGCTGGCGTCGGCCGGCGTCGCGGGCCTGGTCGCCGGTATCGCCGCGCGGCCGGTGCTCGGCAATCTGATTGCCGGGCTGCAGATCGCGCTCACGCAGCCGATCCGGCTCGACGACGTGGTCGTGATCCAGGGCGAATGGGGGCGCATCGAGGAAATCACCGGCTCGTTCGTGTCGGTGCGGCTGTGGGACCAGCGGCGCCTCGTCGTGCCGCTGCAGTGGATCATCGAGAACCCGTTCACGAACTGGACGCGCAACAGCGCGGAAATCATCGGCACGGTCTACCTGTCGGTCGACTACCGTACGCCGCTCGCGCCGCTGCGCGAGGAGCTCGCGCGGCTCGTCCATGCGGCGCCCGAGTGGGACGGCCGCGTGCAGGTGCTGCAGGTGACCGATGCGACGGAGCGCACGATGCAGTTGCGCGCGCTCGTCAGCGCGGCCGATTCGTCGTCGTGCTGGGATCTGCGCTGCCGCGTGCGCGAAGGGTTGATCGCATACCTGCAGGACCGCTATCCGCAATGCCTGCCGCGCAGCCGGATGGAACTGTATCCGCATGATTCCGCGCCGGACGCGCCGAATCCCGAACGGCCGCACGCGCGGGCGCCTGCCGCCAGCACGGCGGCCAACACCGCAGCCGATCCGCAGGCCGTCGAAGGCCGCTGA
- a CDS encoding GNAT family N-acetyltransferase has translation MTDGVVETGDWTVLGGDAARIRDAVFVREQQIPPEWELDDDDPLSLHAVAYRIDAATGIRRAVATGRLLPSGTIGRVAVLADARGQGVGSAVLNALLDGARRRGEAVVRLYAQDSAVAFYVRHGFAAVGEPFVEAGVPHVEMARAP, from the coding sequence ATGACGGACGGCGTAGTGGAAACGGGCGACTGGACGGTACTGGGTGGCGACGCTGCGCGGATTCGCGACGCGGTATTCGTGCGCGAGCAGCAGATTCCGCCGGAATGGGAGCTCGACGACGACGATCCGCTATCGCTCCATGCGGTCGCGTACCGGATCGACGCGGCGACGGGAATACGCCGCGCGGTCGCGACGGGGAGGCTGCTGCCGTCCGGCACGATCGGCCGCGTCGCCGTGCTGGCCGACGCGCGCGGGCAGGGCGTCGGGTCGGCTGTGCTGAACGCGCTGCTCGATGGCGCACGGCGCCGCGGCGAAGCCGTCGTGCGGCTCTACGCGCAGGATTCGGCAGTGGCGTTCTATGTGCGGCACGGCTTCGCGGCGGTCGGCGAACCGTTCGTCGAAGCCGGCGTGCCGCACGTCGAGATGGCGCGCGCGCCGTAG
- a CDS encoding ankyrin repeat domain-containing protein, whose amino-acid sequence MTKPTNHLTKRALVAAALVASGLFAAAGAHAESLDAIVKAVKFDDIADIGKQLKNGLDPNTLAPNGDPLLVIAAREKSDKVAAAIATTPNVDLEKEDKAGENALMLASLNGDVGLVKLLIDKGAEVSKKGWAPLHYAATNGQDAVVKVLLDHDAYIDTASPNGTTPLMMAARGNHASTVTLLLDQGADPQVKNQLGITALEFAKHYKAPDAIDILSKRTVRIGASAPADAQKSAK is encoded by the coding sequence ATGACGAAGCCGACCAACCATCTGACCAAACGTGCACTCGTCGCCGCCGCGCTGGTCGCGAGCGGCCTGTTCGCTGCAGCCGGCGCGCATGCCGAGTCGCTCGACGCGATCGTCAAGGCCGTCAAGTTCGACGACATCGCCGACATCGGCAAGCAGCTCAAGAACGGCCTCGATCCGAACACGCTCGCACCGAACGGCGACCCGCTGCTGGTGATCGCCGCGCGCGAGAAATCCGACAAGGTCGCGGCGGCGATCGCCACGACGCCGAACGTCGACCTCGAGAAGGAAGACAAGGCCGGCGAGAACGCGCTGATGCTCGCGTCGCTGAACGGCGACGTCGGCCTCGTCAAGCTGCTGATCGACAAGGGCGCGGAAGTCAGCAAGAAGGGCTGGGCGCCGCTGCACTACGCGGCGACCAACGGCCAGGACGCGGTCGTCAAGGTGCTGCTCGACCACGACGCGTATATCGACACGGCTTCGCCGAACGGCACCACGCCGCTGATGATGGCCGCGCGCGGCAACCATGCGTCGACGGTCACGCTGCTGCTCGACCAGGGTGCCGATCCGCAGGTGAAGAACCAGCTCGGCATCACCGCGCTCGAGTTCGCGAAGCATTACAAGGCGCCGGACGCGATCGACATCCTGAGCAAGCGTACGGTGCGTATCGGCGCGTCGGCGCCGGCAGATGCGCAAAAGAGTGCAAAATGA
- a CDS encoding TatD family hydrolase has translation MFVDSHCHINFKGLADRLPAVLENMREHDVTHALCVSVDFETLPEVLAIADAYDNVYASVGVHPDHEDAREPTLAELVELAAHPKVVAIGETGLDYYRLEGRSIADMEWQRERFRTHIRAATATMKPLIVHTRSSSEDTLRIMAEERADVPGGVMHCFTEPWPVAEQALAQNFHISLSGIVTFKNATDVQDVARRVPLDRLLIETDSPYLAPVPYRGKPNEPAYVSHVGRFIASERGIAVEALADATTENFFRLFKIAR, from the coding sequence ATGTTCGTCGACTCTCACTGCCACATCAATTTCAAGGGCCTGGCCGACCGCCTGCCGGCCGTTCTCGAGAACATGCGCGAGCACGACGTCACGCACGCACTGTGCGTGTCCGTCGATTTCGAGACGCTGCCCGAGGTCCTCGCGATCGCGGACGCGTACGACAACGTCTACGCGTCGGTCGGCGTGCATCCCGATCATGAGGACGCGCGCGAGCCGACGCTCGCGGAACTCGTCGAGCTGGCCGCGCACCCGAAGGTCGTCGCGATCGGCGAAACGGGCCTCGACTACTACCGTCTCGAGGGCCGCTCGATCGCCGACATGGAATGGCAGCGCGAACGCTTTCGCACGCACATCCGCGCGGCGACCGCGACGATGAAGCCGCTGATCGTCCATACGCGGTCGTCGTCGGAGGACACGCTGCGGATCATGGCCGAGGAGCGCGCGGACGTGCCGGGCGGCGTGATGCACTGCTTCACCGAGCCGTGGCCCGTCGCCGAGCAGGCGCTCGCGCAGAACTTCCATATCTCGCTGTCGGGCATCGTCACGTTCAAGAACGCGACCGACGTGCAGGACGTCGCGCGGCGCGTGCCGCTCGACCGGCTGCTGATCGAGACCGACTCGCCGTACCTCGCGCCGGTGCCGTATCGCGGCAAGCCGAATGAACCTGCGTACGTCAGCCATGTCGGACGCTTTATCGCATCCGAGCGCGGGATCGCCGTCGAGGCGCTGGCCGATGCGACGACTGAGAACTTTTTCCGGCTGTTCAAGATCGCCCGCTAA